A window from Streptomyces sp. NBC_00271 encodes these proteins:
- a CDS encoding pectinesterase family protein — protein sequence MLSRTTPSRRTFLAAGAGAALALGLAAPARAQGRSPFGRYGSPSARLTERTLYVHPGGLGDHTTVQAAVSAVGGTSQALSTGGGAGYTLVVAPGTYRETVAVGVDRTEMTWIGASGDPRDVVVVYDNANGTPKPGGGTYGTTGSATTTVQADGFTARSITFANDFLRADHPEITGTQAVAVKVQGDRSAFVGCRFLGHQDTLYADSIALGTFARQYYRDCYVEGDVDFVFGRATAVFERCHFRTLSRTDLATAPYGFVFAPSTALANPRGYLVTHGRVSSAAPDAYYKLARPWVPGSDTTARPMLTVRDTRLAAGIDAVAPYTNMADAYPWQSQRFAEYRNTGPGAVISVPENRPQLSPGEAESATREAYLGDWTPWKGC from the coding sequence ATGCTCTCCCGCACCACCCCCAGTCGCAGAACCTTCCTCGCCGCCGGTGCCGGAGCCGCTCTGGCGCTCGGTCTCGCGGCCCCCGCGCGAGCCCAGGGGCGCTCCCCCTTCGGGCGCTACGGCTCACCGTCGGCCCGTCTCACCGAGCGGACCCTGTACGTCCACCCCGGCGGGCTCGGCGACCACACCACCGTCCAGGCCGCCGTCAGCGCGGTCGGGGGCACCTCCCAGGCGTTAAGCACTGGGGGAGGGGCCGGATACACGCTGGTCGTCGCGCCGGGCACGTACCGCGAGACGGTCGCCGTCGGTGTCGACCGTACGGAGATGACCTGGATCGGCGCCTCCGGGGACCCGCGTGACGTCGTCGTCGTGTACGACAACGCCAACGGCACCCCGAAGCCCGGCGGCGGCACCTACGGGACCACCGGGTCGGCCACCACCACCGTGCAGGCCGACGGGTTCACCGCCCGTTCGATCACCTTCGCCAACGACTTCCTGCGCGCCGACCACCCCGAGATCACCGGCACCCAGGCGGTCGCCGTCAAGGTGCAGGGCGACCGCTCGGCCTTCGTGGGGTGCCGGTTCCTGGGCCACCAGGACACGCTGTACGCCGACTCGATCGCGCTCGGCACCTTCGCCCGCCAGTACTACCGCGACTGTTACGTCGAAGGTGACGTGGACTTCGTCTTCGGCCGGGCGACCGCCGTCTTCGAGCGCTGCCACTTCCGCACCCTGAGCCGCACGGACCTGGCGACCGCCCCGTACGGCTTCGTCTTCGCCCCCTCCACCGCGCTCGCCAACCCGCGCGGCTATCTGGTCACCCACGGCCGTGTCAGCAGCGCGGCCCCGGACGCGTACTACAAGCTCGCCCGCCCCTGGGTGCCCGGCTCGGACACCACCGCCCGGCCCATGCTGACCGTCCGCGACACCCGCCTCGCCGCCGGGATCGACGCGGTCGCGCCCTACACCAACATGGCGGACGCCTACCCGTGGCAGAGCCAGCGCTTCGCCGAGTACCGGAACACGGGGCCCGGCGCGGTCATCAGCGTCCCGGAGAACCGTCCCCAACTGAGCCCCGGGGAGGCCGAGTCGGCGACCCGGGAGGCGTATCTCGGCGACTGGACACCGTGGAAGGGGTGCTGA
- a CDS encoding pectate lyase family protein encodes MNTQRWHAHAIAGSATTALLVGCTALALAVTGTTAQAQTRSGDVGRGTLAAGDGWGSEGTGTAGGAAADAAHVYTVTTWAEFKAALKNGGTTPKIIQVKGTIDANAEGCDSFAAPGYDFDAYLQKYSPENWGYGTNLDAEPDDSPEGLRRASAANQDTAIKAEIPANTTLVGLGRGAGFKGASLQIKAVDNVIVRNLTFESPLDCFPQWDPTDTSVGNWNSEYDSAVVYGSTHVWLDHNTFTDGDHPDSTLPTYFGRIFEQHDGELDIVKGADYVTASWNVFADHDKTILIGNSDSASTAAVDRGHLKVTFHHNLFSNLVERAPRVRFGQVDSYNNHFVAGDGYSYSYGIGMESQLVAEHNAFTLPAGVSAATVLKKWKEAPLTAADNYVNGAATDLIAVHNAEIPAETLQSGAGWTPTLRTEVDPPRAVPRIVDRGAGAGKIC; translated from the coding sequence GTGAACACACAGAGATGGCATGCACATGCCATAGCAGGGTCGGCGACGACGGCCCTGCTGGTCGGTTGCACCGCCCTGGCCCTCGCCGTCACCGGCACCACCGCCCAGGCCCAGACCCGGTCGGGCGACGTCGGCCGAGGGACCCTCGCCGCCGGTGACGGCTGGGGCTCCGAGGGCACGGGGACCGCTGGCGGTGCGGCGGCCGACGCCGCACACGTGTACACCGTCACCACCTGGGCCGAGTTCAAGGCCGCGCTGAAGAACGGCGGCACCACCCCGAAGATCATCCAGGTGAAGGGCACGATCGACGCCAACGCCGAGGGCTGCGACTCCTTCGCCGCGCCGGGCTACGACTTCGACGCCTATCTGCAGAAGTACTCGCCGGAGAACTGGGGATACGGCACCAACCTGGACGCCGAGCCGGACGACAGCCCCGAAGGCCTGCGCCGCGCCTCCGCCGCCAACCAGGACACCGCCATCAAGGCGGAGATCCCCGCGAACACCACCCTCGTCGGCCTCGGCAGGGGCGCGGGGTTCAAGGGCGCCAGCCTCCAGATCAAGGCCGTGGACAACGTCATCGTCCGCAACCTCACCTTCGAGAGCCCGCTCGACTGCTTCCCGCAGTGGGACCCGACCGACACCTCCGTCGGCAACTGGAACTCCGAGTACGACAGCGCGGTGGTGTACGGCTCCACGCACGTCTGGCTGGACCACAACACCTTCACCGACGGGGACCACCCCGACAGCACTCTGCCCACGTACTTCGGGCGGATCTTCGAGCAGCACGACGGCGAGCTGGACATCGTCAAGGGCGCGGACTACGTGACGGCCTCCTGGAACGTCTTCGCCGACCACGACAAGACGATCCTCATCGGCAACAGCGACAGCGCGTCCACCGCGGCGGTCGACCGGGGCCACCTCAAGGTCACCTTCCACCACAACCTGTTCTCGAACCTCGTCGAGCGCGCGCCGCGCGTCCGCTTCGGCCAGGTCGACTCGTACAACAACCACTTCGTCGCGGGCGACGGCTACTCCTACAGCTACGGCATCGGCATGGAGTCCCAACTCGTCGCCGAGCACAACGCGTTCACGCTGCCCGCCGGAGTCAGCGCGGCGACCGTCCTGAAGAAGTGGAAGGAGGCGCCGCTCACCGCCGCGGACAACTACGTCAACGGGGCGGCCACCGACCTGATCGCCGTGCACAACGCGGAGATCCCGGCGGAGACGCTGCAGTCCGGGGCCGGATGGACGCCGACGCTGCGCACCGAGGTCGACCCGCCGCGGGCGGTGCCCCGGATCGTCGACCGCGGCGCGGGCGCCGGAAAGATCTGCTGA
- a CDS encoding rhamnogalacturonan acetylesterase, whose protein sequence is MSLTRRQVTSAALAVVPGALVATGTAQAAQRCRTLYIAGDSTAAQKYADAAPETGWGMALPFFLREQLEVANHAVNGRSSKSFVDEGRLEVVLEAIRPGDLLLIQFGHNDEKSADPTRYTEPWTTYQDYLRQYVDGARARGARPVLATPVDRRKFDADGNAVPTHGDYPAAMRALAEEEHVALLDIQALSIALWQRLGVEETKKYFNWTATEQDNTHFNPPGAIAVARLVAAELLHRRVLAHRDVRRLDEEVPESWITWPDAAA, encoded by the coding sequence GTGTCCCTCACCCGCAGACAGGTCACCTCGGCGGCTCTTGCCGTCGTTCCCGGCGCCCTTGTGGCAACCGGTACCGCACAGGCCGCCCAGCGTTGCCGCACCCTCTATATCGCGGGTGACTCCACCGCTGCTCAGAAGTACGCCGACGCCGCGCCGGAGACCGGCTGGGGCATGGCGCTTCCGTTCTTTCTGCGGGAGCAGCTGGAAGTCGCCAACCACGCCGTGAACGGGCGGAGTTCGAAGAGTTTCGTCGACGAGGGGCGGCTCGAGGTCGTTCTCGAGGCGATCCGGCCCGGCGACCTCCTGCTCATCCAGTTCGGGCACAACGACGAGAAGAGCGCCGACCCGACGCGCTACACCGAGCCCTGGACGACGTACCAGGACTACCTGCGGCAGTACGTCGACGGGGCGCGGGCCCGTGGCGCGCGGCCGGTGCTCGCCACCCCCGTGGATCGCAGAAAGTTCGACGCGGACGGCAACGCCGTGCCGACCCACGGCGACTACCCGGCGGCGATGCGCGCCCTCGCCGAGGAGGAGCACGTGGCGCTGCTCGACATCCAGGCCCTGTCGATCGCCCTGTGGCAGCGGCTCGGTGTCGAGGAGACCAAGAAGTACTTCAACTGGACCGCGACCGAGCAGGACAACACCCACTTCAACCCGCCGGGTGCGATCGCCGTGGCCCGTCTCGTCGCGGCCGAGCTGCTGCACCGCCGGGTGCTGGCACACCGGGACGTGCGCCGGCTGGACGAGGAAGTACCCGAGTCCTGGATCACCTGGCCGGACGCGGCCGCGTAA
- a CDS encoding ABC transporter substrate-binding protein, whose translation MKINIHRTGRAATVVALGSVLALTATACGDNGSGAAGDKGTEGSGKGEITFWDNNGGVRTDIWKQIIADFEKKYPDIKVKYVGIPAASAQSKYDTAIQGGGLPDVGGVGTAMLAEVAVQGALEPLDSRLKGSSLNGKLSQNLLDVSRSAGGGDALYQVPTSANNGTLWYRTDLFKAAGVDAPTTWSKFYDAADKLTDKGKNKFGFTIRGGEGAIAPALDAVYGQTGITSFWNGDKTTVNDPKNVAALEKYIALYKKDTPSADVNNDFTKMVAQWDSGTIGMLSHNLGSYQDHVKALGAEKFRGIPNPTQDDGTRVQVSNPVDGMSLFRSSKNKAAAWKFIEFALSAAENSKFNESAGQVPANTDAAKDAWIQKAEPTKLAAEALNGAGTKIVQLPYYLPDWNTISKSDNEPNFQKLLLGKMSAKQFLDTLADQLNEAQADWKANH comes from the coding sequence ATGAAGATCAACATCCACAGAACCGGGCGTGCCGCGACGGTCGTCGCCCTGGGCTCCGTGCTCGCGCTCACCGCCACCGCCTGCGGCGACAACGGCAGCGGAGCGGCGGGCGACAAGGGCACCGAGGGCTCCGGCAAGGGCGAGATCACCTTCTGGGACAACAACGGCGGTGTCCGCACCGACATCTGGAAGCAGATCATCGCGGACTTCGAGAAGAAGTACCCGGACATCAAGGTCAAGTACGTCGGCATCCCGGCGGCGAGCGCCCAGTCGAAGTACGACACCGCCATCCAGGGCGGCGGCCTGCCCGACGTCGGCGGTGTGGGTACCGCGATGCTCGCCGAGGTCGCCGTCCAGGGAGCCCTTGAGCCGCTGGACAGCCGGCTCAAGGGGAGTTCGCTGAACGGCAAGCTGAGCCAGAACCTGCTCGACGTCAGCCGGTCCGCGGGCGGCGGTGACGCCCTGTACCAGGTGCCGACCTCCGCCAACAACGGCACGCTGTGGTACCGGACGGACCTGTTCAAGGCGGCGGGAGTGGACGCCCCGACCACCTGGTCGAAGTTCTACGACGCCGCCGACAAGCTCACCGACAAGGGCAAGAACAAGTTCGGCTTCACCATCCGGGGCGGCGAGGGCGCCATCGCGCCGGCCCTCGACGCGGTGTACGGCCAGACCGGCATCACCTCGTTCTGGAACGGCGACAAGACCACCGTCAACGACCCGAAGAACGTCGCCGCCCTCGAGAAGTACATCGCCCTCTACAAGAAGGACACCCCGTCCGCCGACGTCAACAACGACTTCACCAAGATGGTCGCCCAGTGGGACAGCGGCACCATCGGCATGCTCAGCCACAACCTCGGCTCCTACCAGGACCACGTGAAGGCGCTGGGCGCGGAGAAGTTCCGCGGCATCCCGAACCCGACGCAGGACGACGGCACACGCGTGCAGGTGTCCAACCCGGTCGACGGGATGAGCCTGTTCAGGTCCAGCAAGAACAAGGCGGCCGCCTGGAAGTTCATCGAGTTCGCCCTCTCGGCGGCGGAGAACTCCAAGTTCAACGAGTCGGCGGGACAGGTCCCGGCGAACACCGACGCCGCGAAGGACGCGTGGATCCAGAAGGCCGAGCCCACCAAGCTGGCGGCGGAGGCGCTGAACGGGGCCGGCACCAAGATCGTGCAGCTGCCGTACTACCTGCCGGACTGGAACACGATCTCCAAGTCCGACAACGAGCCGAACTTCCAGAAGCTGTTGCTCGGGAAGATGAGCGCGAAGCAGTTCCTGGACACGCTGGCCGACCAGTTGAACGAGGCACAGGCGGACTGGAAGGCGAACCACTAG
- a CDS encoding glycoside hydrolase family 43 protein, translating to MALTSADLGDGTYRNPVLDADWSDPDLLCVGDDFYLTASSFGRVPGLPLLHSRDLVNWTLVGHALQLLEPAGDFRKPRHDCGVWAPSLRHHDDRFWIFWGDPDHGIFQVNAPEIRGPWTRPHLVKEGKGLIDACPLWDEETGEAYLVHAWAKSRAGVKNRLTGHRMRPDGTGLLDEGKVIIDGDRIPGWFTLEGPKAYRHDGWFWIFAPAGGVETGWQGAFRSRGFFGPYEERVVLEQGDTEVNGPHQGGWVRTGAGEDWFAHFQQRGPYGRVVHLQPMRWGDDSWPVLGDKGVPVAVHRKPRLPPQPPSAPATDDDFPGGRFGRQWQWTANPHDGWATQHSGDGLRLSCVRTVDAHDLRRLPNVLTQRLPGTPATVEVELRLDSEEPGARAGLAVLGDAFSWIGLQREADGSVRLVHRFAESVAERERDAAHPREAPEGRARLWIESGAGARCRFSYDVGGGRQPSGQVFAATPWRWVGALLGLFALAPVGGGHAGAASFTQFRITSSFH from the coding sequence ATGGCGCTGACCTCCGCCGACCTCGGCGACGGCACCTACCGCAACCCCGTCCTCGACGCCGACTGGTCCGACCCCGACCTGCTGTGCGTGGGCGACGACTTCTACCTCACCGCCTCCAGCTTCGGTCGCGTGCCCGGCCTGCCGCTCCTGCACTCCCGCGACCTGGTCAACTGGACGCTCGTCGGACACGCCCTCCAACTCCTCGAGCCCGCAGGGGACTTCAGGAAGCCCAGGCACGACTGCGGGGTGTGGGCGCCGTCCCTGCGGCACCACGACGACCGCTTCTGGATCTTCTGGGGCGACCCCGACCACGGCATCTTCCAGGTCAACGCCCCGGAGATCCGCGGTCCCTGGACCCGGCCGCACCTGGTCAAGGAGGGCAAGGGACTCATCGACGCCTGCCCGCTGTGGGACGAGGAGACCGGCGAGGCGTATCTCGTGCACGCCTGGGCCAAGTCCCGCGCGGGCGTGAAGAACCGGCTCACCGGCCACCGTATGCGCCCCGACGGCACCGGACTGCTCGACGAGGGCAAGGTGATCATCGACGGGGACCGGATCCCGGGCTGGTTCACCCTCGAAGGGCCCAAGGCCTACCGGCACGACGGCTGGTTCTGGATCTTCGCACCCGCCGGGGGAGTGGAGACCGGCTGGCAGGGCGCCTTCCGCTCGCGCGGCTTCTTCGGCCCGTACGAGGAGCGGGTGGTGCTGGAACAGGGGGACACCGAGGTCAACGGCCCCCACCAGGGCGGCTGGGTGCGCACGGGGGCCGGCGAGGACTGGTTCGCACACTTCCAGCAGCGCGGGCCCTACGGGCGGGTCGTCCACCTCCAGCCGATGCGCTGGGGCGACGACAGCTGGCCGGTGCTCGGTGACAAGGGTGTCCCCGTCGCCGTACACCGGAAGCCGCGACTGCCGCCGCAGCCGCCCTCCGCGCCCGCCACCGACGACGACTTCCCCGGCGGCCGGTTCGGACGGCAGTGGCAGTGGACCGCCAACCCCCATGACGGCTGGGCCACCCAGCACTCGGGGGACGGACTGCGGCTGAGCTGCGTACGGACGGTGGACGCGCACGACCTGCGCAGACTGCCGAACGTCCTCACCCAGCGGTTACCCGGCACCCCCGCCACCGTCGAGGTGGAGCTGCGCCTCGACAGCGAGGAGCCGGGGGCGCGGGCGGGACTCGCGGTGCTCGGGGACGCCTTCAGCTGGATCGGGCTCCAGCGGGAGGCGGACGGGTCGGTACGGCTCGTACACCGGTTCGCCGAATCGGTTGCCGAGAGGGAACGCGACGCCGCACATCCGCGAGAGGCGCCCGAGGGGCGGGCCCGGCTGTGGATCGAGAGCGGGGCGGGGGCGCGCTGCCGGTTCTCGTACGACGTCGGGGGCGGCCGGCAGCCCTCCGGCCAGGTCTTCGCCGCCACCCCCTGGCGCTGGGTCGGCGCCCTGCTCGGACTTTTCGCACTCGCGCCCGTCGGCGGGGGACACGCCGGCGCGGCCTCGTTCACGCAGTTCCGCATCACCAGTTCCTTCCACTGA
- a CDS encoding PmoA family protein: MNHAQSADSLVLRAAGRPVGRYVTRPELAPRLSPRPYLHPVTTLAGTAVTELSPADHTHHLGVGVAVPDVEGHNFWGGRTYVRDQGPTELADHGAQRHAGFQLRDPDGFVEELRWVAAGGELLRERRTVAVTELTDSAWALDFTFSLTNTTTHPLSIGSPATNGRPGAAYGGFFWRARKEAQAPRVFTADTEGEEAVHGAPADWLALVGAGWTLVFAGATAATRRDPWFVRTAEYPGVGSSLAHTERLPIPPGETVVRRVVTVVADGTLGRSEAAALVRKAVSP; this comes from the coding sequence ATGAACCACGCGCAGAGCGCCGACTCGCTCGTCCTGCGAGCCGCGGGCCGCCCGGTCGGCCGGTACGTCACCCGGCCCGAACTCGCGCCCCGCCTCTCGCCGCGCCCCTACCTCCACCCGGTCACCACCCTGGCCGGCACGGCTGTCACCGAACTCAGCCCCGCCGACCACACCCACCACCTCGGCGTCGGTGTCGCCGTTCCCGACGTCGAGGGGCACAACTTCTGGGGCGGCCGCACCTACGTCCGCGACCAGGGACCCACCGAGCTGGCCGACCACGGCGCCCAGCGGCACGCCGGATTCCAGCTGCGCGACCCCGACGGCTTCGTGGAGGAGCTGCGCTGGGTGGCCGCGGGCGGCGAGCTGCTGCGCGAGCGCCGCACGGTCGCCGTCACCGAACTCACCGACTCCGCCTGGGCGTTGGACTTCACCTTCTCCCTCACCAACACGACCACGCACCCCCTGTCGATCGGCAGCCCGGCCACCAACGGGCGCCCAGGAGCGGCCTACGGCGGCTTCTTCTGGCGGGCCCGCAAGGAAGCACAGGCGCCACGCGTGTTCACCGCCGACACCGAGGGCGAGGAGGCGGTCCACGGGGCCCCCGCCGACTGGCTCGCCCTCGTGGGCGCGGGCTGGACCCTCGTCTTCGCCGGGGCCACCGCGGCGACCCGCCGCGACCCGTGGTTCGTGCGCACCGCCGAGTACCCGGGCGTCGGCTCCTCCCTCGCGCACACCGAACGGCTGCCGATCCCGCCCGGGGAGACGGTCGTACGCCGGGTCGTCACCGTCGTCGCGGACGGCACCCTCGGCAGAAGCGAGGCCGCGGCGCTGGTACGCAAGGCGGTGAGCCCCTGA
- a CDS encoding Gfo/Idh/MocA family protein produces MRPAEEFPSSTPTGKLPLPVVLAGARGHGRWHLENIRRLQDKGLVRLAGVCELTPLSAEELNGQTVEQSADFGALLDSTGAAIAVICTPIPTHTDLALIAAGKGVHLLLEKPPAPSYAEFRRMADGVTAAGVVCQIGFQSLGSHAVPAIRKLIAQGVIGQVAGIGGAGAWARDEAYYRRAPWAGKRRLNGVDVIDGALTNPLAHAVATALALNGSTRAEDVTAIETELLHANDIESDDTSCVRITTPRGRVTVAATLCAERPGEPYVLVHGGSGRITFWYKQDRVLVQRSGHGPEEIEYGRTDLLENLVAHLTEGAELLVAPDATGAFMKVVEAIRQAPDPLALPADAWELLPEESRRVVPGIDGLVAAAADTLALYSELGAPWARPHQAPNDVRSDVPNKAVNKAANEAANKVGSEVSTP; encoded by the coding sequence ATGAGGCCCGCCGAGGAATTCCCGTCGAGCACGCCCACCGGAAAACTGCCGCTGCCCGTCGTTCTCGCGGGTGCGCGCGGCCACGGTCGTTGGCACCTGGAGAACATCCGCCGGCTCCAGGACAAGGGGCTCGTACGGCTGGCGGGAGTCTGCGAGCTGACCCCGCTCAGTGCAGAGGAGCTGAACGGGCAGACCGTCGAGCAGTCGGCCGACTTCGGCGCCCTCCTCGACTCCACCGGCGCCGCGATCGCCGTGATCTGCACGCCCATCCCCACCCACACCGACCTGGCGCTGATCGCCGCGGGCAAGGGCGTACACCTGCTCCTGGAGAAGCCGCCCGCGCCGTCGTACGCGGAGTTCCGCCGGATGGCCGACGGGGTCACCGCGGCCGGGGTCGTCTGCCAGATCGGCTTCCAGTCGCTCGGCTCGCACGCCGTGCCCGCGATCCGGAAGCTGATCGCGCAGGGTGTGATCGGCCAGGTGGCCGGGATCGGCGGGGCGGGCGCCTGGGCACGCGACGAGGCGTACTACCGGCGGGCACCCTGGGCGGGCAAGCGCCGTCTGAACGGCGTGGACGTGATCGACGGGGCACTCACCAACCCGCTCGCGCACGCCGTCGCCACCGCCCTCGCGCTCAACGGGTCCACCCGCGCCGAGGACGTCACCGCGATCGAGACCGAGCTGCTGCACGCCAACGACATCGAGTCGGACGACACGTCCTGCGTACGGATCACCACCCCGCGGGGCCGGGTCACCGTCGCCGCCACGCTCTGTGCCGAGCGGCCCGGCGAACCGTACGTCCTGGTGCACGGCGGCAGCGGCCGGATCACCTTCTGGTACAAGCAGGACCGCGTGCTGGTGCAGCGGTCGGGGCACGGCCCCGAGGAGATCGAGTACGGCCGTACGGACCTGCTGGAGAACCTGGTCGCGCATCTGACGGAGGGCGCCGAACTGCTGGTCGCGCCGGACGCGACGGGTGCCTTCATGAAGGTGGTGGAGGCGATCCGGCAGGCGCCGGACCCGCTCGCGCTGCCCGCCGACGCCTGGGAGCTGCTCCCCGAGGAAAGCCGCCGGGTCGTGCCCGGCATCGACGGCCTCGTCGCGGCCGCCGCCGACACCCTCGCCCTCTACTCCGAGCTCGGCGCCCCCTGGGCCCGGCCGCACCAGGCCCCGAACGACGTTCGAAGCGACGTCCCGAACAAGGCCGTGAACAAGGCTGCGAACGAGGCCGCGAACAAGGTGGGAAGCGAGGTGAGCACCCCATGA
- a CDS encoding carbohydrate ABC transporter permease translates to MITKDATISAPAALAPPAEEPRQRPGNKRRAWDEVPRWHIYLPLSLYLLFTLIPFYWILLFALRPAGSTSLVPWPMTFDHFDKVWNDRSFGTYFQNSVLIAVATLVMTTLVALAGGYALARFDFRIKRGFMLALLCSQFVPGALLLVPLFQIFAKLQMINSLGSVIIAETVFQLPLSMILISGFIRNVPYSLEEAAWVDGCDRFTAFRIVVLPLLRPGLIAVGSFAFVHAWNHFLFALMFLSDQSKQTIPVGLNTLMSSDSVDLGALAAGGIIAAVPVVIVFAFIQKWLITGFSAGAVKG, encoded by the coding sequence GTGATCACCAAGGACGCCACGATCAGCGCCCCCGCGGCGCTCGCCCCGCCCGCCGAGGAGCCCCGGCAGCGCCCGGGAAACAAGCGCCGCGCCTGGGACGAGGTCCCGCGCTGGCACATCTACCTCCCGCTCTCCCTCTACCTCCTCTTCACCCTGATCCCCTTCTACTGGATCCTGCTCTTCGCGCTCCGCCCGGCCGGCTCGACCTCGCTCGTGCCGTGGCCCATGACCTTCGACCACTTCGACAAGGTGTGGAACGACCGCAGCTTCGGGACCTACTTCCAGAACAGCGTGCTCATCGCCGTCGCCACCCTGGTGATGACGACCCTCGTCGCCCTCGCCGGCGGCTACGCCCTGGCCCGCTTCGACTTCAGGATCAAGCGCGGCTTCATGCTGGCGCTGCTCTGCTCCCAGTTCGTGCCGGGCGCGCTGCTCCTGGTCCCGCTCTTCCAGATCTTCGCCAAGCTTCAGATGATCAACTCGCTGGGCAGCGTCATCATCGCCGAGACGGTCTTCCAGCTGCCGCTGTCGATGATCCTCATCAGCGGGTTCATCAGGAACGTCCCGTACTCGCTCGAAGAGGCCGCCTGGGTCGACGGCTGCGACCGCTTCACCGCCTTCCGGATCGTCGTCCTGCCCCTGCTGCGGCCCGGGCTGATCGCCGTCGGCTCCTTCGCCTTCGTGCACGCCTGGAACCACTTCCTGTTCGCCCTGATGTTCCTCAGCGACCAGAGCAAGCAGACCATCCCCGTCGGCCTCAACACGCTGATGAGCTCCGACAGCGTCGACCTGGGCGCGCTCGCCGCGGGCGGCATCATCGCGGCCGTCCCGGTCGTCATCGTCTTCGCCTTCATCCAGAAGTGGCTGATCACCGGCTTCAGCGCGGGGGCGGTGAAGGGATGA
- a CDS encoding carbohydrate ABC transporter permease, with the protein MAQAAVVAKQPAPPRRRRGSATPRKLPYLLIAPAGLLMLGFIAYPVISVFYYSLQNYNPTKPWRNGFAGFDNFTHAFTSDPQFWDTLTFSAKWVFVEVGLQLLFGLALALIVNQTFVGRAVGRALVFSPWAVSGVLTSAIWVLLYNSQTGITRYLADAGIGQYGTSWLSDTSTVFPAAVVADLWRGVPFFAILILADLQSVSKDLYEAAEVDGASRFKQFLHITLPHLKDAIILSTLLRAVWEFNNVDLLYTLTGGGPAGETTTLPLYIANTSVDAHNFGYASALTTVAFVILLFCSVVYLRLSKFGGGDK; encoded by the coding sequence ATGGCCCAAGCCGCAGTCGTGGCGAAACAGCCCGCGCCACCCCGGCGGCGCCGTGGCTCGGCGACGCCCCGCAAGCTCCCGTATCTGCTGATCGCCCCGGCGGGCCTGCTGATGCTGGGCTTCATCGCCTACCCGGTCATCAGCGTCTTCTACTACAGCCTGCAGAACTACAACCCCACCAAACCGTGGCGCAACGGCTTCGCGGGCTTCGACAACTTCACCCACGCGTTCACCAGCGACCCCCAGTTCTGGGACACACTCACCTTCAGCGCCAAGTGGGTCTTCGTCGAGGTCGGCCTGCAACTGCTCTTCGGGCTCGCGCTCGCGCTGATCGTCAACCAGACCTTCGTGGGACGGGCCGTCGGCCGCGCGCTGGTCTTCTCGCCCTGGGCCGTCTCCGGCGTGCTGACCTCCGCGATCTGGGTGCTGCTCTACAACTCCCAGACCGGCATCACCCGTTACCTGGCCGACGCGGGCATCGGCCAGTACGGCACCAGCTGGCTGTCGGACACCTCCACCGTCTTCCCGGCGGCCGTGGTCGCCGACCTGTGGCGCGGTGTCCCCTTCTTCGCGATCCTGATCCTCGCCGACCTCCAGTCCGTCTCCAAGGACCTGTACGAGGCCGCCGAGGTCGACGGCGCCAGCCGCTTCAAGCAGTTCCTGCACATCACGCTGCCGCACCTGAAGGACGCCATCATCCTGTCCACGCTGCTGCGCGCGGTGTGGGAGTTCAACAACGTCGACCTGCTCTACACGCTGACGGGCGGTGGTCCCGCGGGCGAGACGACGACCCTCCCGCTCTACATCGCCAACACCAGCGTCGACGCCCACAACTTCGGCTACGCGTCCGCCCTCACCACGGTCGCGTTCGTGATTCTGCTGTTCTGTTCGGTCGTCTATCTGCGACTGAGCAAGTTCGGAGGCGGGGACAAGTGA